From a region of the Streptomyces venezuelae genome:
- a CDS encoding DUF1330 domain-containing protein, which translates to MTAYAIAHIRPETMNEDILRYIETMQSTLDPFGGRFLVHGTEVEVLEGPFPGTIVMIGFPDIESARAWYASDAYQAILPLRTDHMAGEVVLVEGVQAGYDASKTAAALRAQAGL; encoded by the coding sequence ATGACCGCGTACGCCATCGCCCACATCCGTCCCGAGACCATGAACGAGGACATCCTCCGGTACATCGAGACGATGCAGTCGACCCTGGACCCCTTCGGCGGGCGCTTCCTCGTCCACGGCACGGAGGTCGAGGTCCTGGAGGGCCCCTTCCCCGGCACGATCGTCATGATCGGTTTCCCGGACATCGAGAGCGCCCGCGCCTGGTACGCCTCCGACGCCTACCAGGCCATCCTCCCGCTGCGCACCGACCACATGGCCGGCGAGGTCGTCCTCGTCGAGGGCGTCCAGGCCGGCTACGACGCCTCGAAGACGGCCGCCGCCCTGCGCGCCCAAGCCGGCCTCTGA
- the gatC gene encoding Asp-tRNA(Asn)/Glu-tRNA(Gln) amidotransferase subunit GatC, producing MPGITREEVVHLARLARLELSSNELDHFAGQLGDIIGAVARVSEVADQDVPPTSHPLPLTNVMRADEVRPSLTPEQALSGAPAQEQQRFKVPQILGED from the coding sequence ATGCCTGGCATTACGCGCGAGGAGGTCGTCCACCTCGCTCGGCTGGCGCGCCTTGAGCTGTCCAGCAACGAGCTGGATCACTTCGCCGGACAGCTCGGCGACATCATCGGCGCGGTCGCCCGCGTCTCCGAGGTCGCCGACCAAGACGTCCCGCCGACCTCCCACCCGCTGCCGCTGACGAACGTCATGCGCGCGGACGAGGTCCGTCCGTCGCTCACCCCCGAGCAGGCGCTCTCCGGTGCTCCCGCCCAGGAGCAGCAGCGTTTCAAGGTGCCGCAGATCCTGGGGGAGGACTAA
- the ligA gene encoding NAD-dependent DNA ligase LigA, which produces MAAEQQDTAVPAAVREQHQLLAEQVEEHRFRYYVNDQPVVSDAEFDQLLRSLEALEEQYPELRTPDSPTQKVAGAYETDFASVEHRERMLSLDNAFDDEELSAWAERVARDVNTSDYHYLCELKVDGLAVNLTYENGRLTRAATRGDGRTGEDITPNVRTIAEIPDRLKGDRIPALVEIRGEVYFPMEKFEELNARLVEAEGKPFANPRNAAAGSLRQKDPKVTASRPLHMVVHGIGAREGFEIERQSQAYELLHEWGLPTAQHNKVVATLAEVRDFIRDFGVNRHSVEHEIDGVVVKLDEIALQGRLGSTARAPRWAIAWKYAPEEVNTKLIDIKVGVGRTGRVTPYAQVEPVTVAGSEVEFATLHNQEVVKAKGVLIGDTVVLRKAGDVIPEILGPVVDLRDGSEREFVMPALCPACGAELRPMKEGDIDVRCPNARSCPAQLRERVAYLAGRQSLDIENFGMVAAAALTGPLEPAEPPLLDEGDLFGLTIEQLLPIKAYVLDPDSGLPKRDPKTGEEKIVTVFANQKGEPKKNALAMLEHIAAAKERPLARIINGLSIRHVGPVAAEALAREFRSIERIEQATEEELTATDGVGAIIAASLKEWFAVDWHQEILRKWREAGVRMEEEGSAEEEGPRPLEGLTVVVTGTLQSHTRDGAKEALQSRGAKVTGSVSKKTSFVVVGDNPGSKYDKAMQLKLAVLDDAGFAVLLEQGPDAARAVALPVDGEGGAQ; this is translated from the coding sequence ATGGCAGCCGAACAGCAGGACACGGCAGTACCGGCGGCGGTGCGTGAGCAGCACCAGCTGCTGGCCGAGCAGGTCGAGGAGCACCGCTTCCGGTACTACGTGAACGACCAGCCGGTCGTCAGCGACGCCGAGTTCGACCAGCTGCTGCGCTCGCTGGAGGCGCTGGAGGAGCAGTACCCGGAGCTCCGTACGCCCGACTCGCCCACGCAGAAGGTGGCCGGGGCGTACGAGACGGACTTCGCCTCCGTCGAGCACCGGGAGCGGATGCTCTCCCTCGACAACGCCTTCGACGACGAGGAACTGTCCGCCTGGGCCGAGCGGGTGGCGCGGGACGTGAACACCTCGGACTACCACTACCTGTGCGAGCTCAAGGTGGACGGCCTCGCCGTCAACCTCACCTACGAGAACGGCCGTCTCACCCGGGCGGCCACCCGCGGCGACGGCCGCACCGGTGAGGACATCACGCCCAACGTCCGCACCATCGCCGAGATCCCGGACCGGCTGAAGGGCGACCGGATCCCGGCCCTGGTCGAGATCCGCGGCGAGGTCTACTTCCCGATGGAGAAGTTCGAGGAGCTCAACGCCCGGCTGGTGGAGGCGGAGGGCAAGCCCTTCGCCAACCCGCGCAACGCGGCGGCCGGTTCGCTGCGGCAGAAGGACCCCAAGGTCACGGCGAGCCGCCCGCTGCACATGGTCGTGCACGGCATCGGCGCCCGCGAGGGCTTCGAGATCGAGCGCCAGTCGCAGGCGTACGAGCTGCTGCACGAGTGGGGCCTGCCCACCGCGCAGCACAACAAGGTGGTCGCCACGCTCGCCGAGGTCCGTGACTTCATCCGGGACTTCGGCGTGAACCGGCACTCCGTGGAGCACGAGATCGACGGCGTGGTCGTCAAGCTCGACGAGATCGCCCTCCAGGGCCGGCTCGGCTCCACCGCGCGCGCCCCGCGCTGGGCGATCGCCTGGAAGTACGCGCCCGAAGAGGTCAACACCAAGCTGATCGACATCAAGGTCGGCGTCGGCCGCACCGGCCGGGTGACCCCGTACGCGCAGGTGGAGCCGGTGACGGTGGCGGGCTCCGAGGTGGAGTTCGCGACCCTGCACAACCAGGAGGTCGTCAAGGCCAAGGGGGTCCTCATCGGGGACACCGTCGTCCTGCGCAAGGCGGGCGACGTCATCCCCGAGATCCTCGGCCCGGTGGTGGACCTGCGCGACGGCAGCGAGCGGGAGTTCGTGATGCCGGCGCTCTGCCCCGCCTGCGGGGCGGAGCTGCGGCCCATGAAGGAGGGGGACATCGACGTCCGGTGCCCCAATGCCCGCAGCTGTCCGGCGCAGTTGCGCGAGCGGGTCGCCTATCTGGCCGGCCGGCAGTCCCTGGACATCGAGAACTTCGGCATGGTCGCGGCGGCCGCGCTGACCGGCCCGCTGGAGCCGGCCGAGCCGCCGCTGCTGGACGAGGGCGATCTCTTCGGCCTGACCATCGAGCAGCTGCTGCCCATCAAGGCGTACGTCCTCGACCCGGACAGCGGGCTGCCCAAGCGGGACCCGAAGACGGGCGAGGAGAAGATCGTCACGGTCTTCGCCAACCAGAAGGGCGAGCCGAAGAAGAACGCCCTGGCCATGCTGGAGCACATCGCCGCCGCCAAGGAGCGCCCGCTCGCCCGCATCATCAACGGCCTGTCGATCCGTCATGTCGGACCGGTCGCCGCCGAGGCCCTCGCGCGCGAGTTCCGGTCGATCGAGCGCATCGAGCAGGCCACCGAGGAGGAGCTGACCGCCACCGACGGCGTCGGCGCGATCATCGCCGCCTCGCTCAAGGAGTGGTTCGCCGTCGACTGGCACCAGGAGATCCTGCGCAAGTGGCGGGAGGCCGGGGTGCGGATGGAGGAGGAAGGTTCCGCCGAGGAGGAGGGGCCGCGGCCGCTGGAGGGGCTGACCGTCGTCGTCACCGGCACTTTGCAGAGCCACACGCGGGACGGCGCGAAGGAGGCCCTGCAGAGCCGCGGCGCCAAGGTCACCGGCTCCGTCTCGAAGAAGACCTCCTTCGTCGTGGTCGGGGACAACCCCGGCTCGAAGTACGACAAGGCGATGCAGCTGAAACTCGCCGTCCTCGACGACGCCGGGTTCGCCGTGCTGCTGGAGCAGGGTCCGGACGCGGCGCGGGCGGTCGCGCTCCCGGTGGACGGCGAGGGCGGAGCGCAGTAG
- a CDS encoding GlxA family transcriptional regulator, protein MWQDTERTARPGSGTGGRHLVAVLALPGFPPFELGIPSRVFGAAVGEAGEDLYEVVVCTADGAPVLSDSGFTLQPAAGPEALAAADTVIVPPTHAMPELALGGPLPPAVAGAIARIRPGTRLVSICTGSYVLAAAGLLDDRPATTHWNLAREFRRAYPRVRIDEDVLFVDDGDVLTSAGVSAGVDLCLHMIRRDHGVAVTNRAARMCVVPPWRDGGQAQYIDRPVPEPTVATTTATRAWALERLAEPVTLAELAAHARMSLRTFTRRFRDEVGMTPVQWLTAQRLELARHLLESSDLPVDLVAHRAGFGSANSLRQHMRSTLGVSPIAYRRTFQPAPA, encoded by the coding sequence ATGTGGCAGGACACCGAACGCACGGCCCGCCCCGGGAGCGGCACGGGCGGACGCCACCTCGTCGCGGTGCTCGCCCTGCCGGGCTTCCCCCCGTTCGAGCTGGGCATTCCCTCCCGGGTCTTCGGCGCCGCGGTGGGCGAGGCCGGCGAGGACCTCTACGAGGTCGTCGTCTGCACCGCCGACGGAGCCCCCGTGCTCAGCGACTCCGGCTTCACCCTCCAGCCCGCCGCCGGCCCCGAGGCCCTCGCCGCAGCCGACACGGTGATCGTCCCGCCCACCCACGCCATGCCGGAGCTGGCCCTCGGCGGGCCGCTGCCGCCCGCGGTCGCCGGGGCCATCGCCCGCATCCGTCCCGGCACCCGCCTCGTGTCGATCTGCACCGGGTCCTACGTGCTCGCCGCCGCCGGCCTGCTCGACGACCGGCCGGCGACCACCCACTGGAACCTCGCCCGGGAGTTCCGCCGCGCCTACCCGAGGGTGCGCATCGACGAGGACGTGCTCTTCGTCGACGACGGCGACGTCCTGACCTCGGCCGGCGTCTCCGCCGGGGTCGACCTGTGCCTGCACATGATCCGCCGCGACCACGGCGTCGCCGTCACCAACCGGGCCGCGCGCATGTGCGTCGTGCCGCCCTGGCGCGACGGCGGCCAGGCCCAGTACATCGACCGCCCCGTTCCCGAGCCGACCGTCGCCACCACCACCGCCACCCGCGCCTGGGCCCTGGAGCGCCTCGCCGAACCGGTCACCCTGGCCGAACTGGCCGCGCACGCCCGGATGAGCCTGCGCACCTTCACCCGCCGGTTCCGCGACGAGGTCGGCATGACGCCGGTCCAGTGGCTCACCGCACAACGCCTCGAACTGGCCCGGCACCTGCTGGAGTCCAGCGATCTCCCGGTCGACCTGGTGGCCCACCGGGCCGGCTTCGGTTCGGCGAACTCCCTGCGCCAGCACATGCGTTCCACGCTCGGTGTCTCCCCGATCGCCTACCGGCGCACCTTCCAGCCCGCACCGGCATGA
- the gatB gene encoding Asp-tRNA(Asn)/Glu-tRNA(Gln) amidotransferase subunit GatB — protein sequence MTTFTELLSYEDALASYDPVMGLEVHVELGTKTKMFCGCSTELGAEPNSQTCPTCLGLPGSLPVVNAIGVESAIKIGLALNCEIAEWCRFARKNYFYPDMPKNFQTSQYDEPIAFNGFLDVQLEDGEIFRVEIERAHMEEDTGKSLHVGGATGRIHGASHSLLDYNRAGIPLIEIVTKPIEGAGERAPEVAKAYVAELREVIKALGVSEARMDKGQMRCDVNLSLRPTPESEFGTRSETKNVNSLRSVERAARFEIQRHAAVLSSGGSIVQETRHFHEEDGSTTAGRIKDNAEDYRYFPEPDLVPVAPSREWVEELRGGLPEMPRVRRNRLREEWDVTEHDMQSILNAGAVDSIVATIEAGADSTAARKWWMGELARNANEQGVVVDELPITPAQVARVAALVADGSLNDKLARKVLEGVLAGEGTPDEVVEKRGLKVVSDEGALGAAVDEAIAGNAAIADKIRGGKIAAVGALVGAVMKTTRGQADAARVKELILERLGVSE from the coding sequence GTGACCACCTTCACCGAACTGCTCTCGTACGAGGACGCTCTCGCCTCGTACGACCCCGTCATGGGCCTTGAGGTCCATGTCGAGCTCGGCACCAAGACCAAGATGTTCTGCGGCTGCTCCACCGAGCTGGGCGCCGAGCCCAACTCGCAGACCTGCCCGACCTGCCTCGGTCTGCCCGGCTCGCTGCCGGTCGTCAACGCCATCGGCGTCGAGTCGGCCATCAAGATCGGTCTCGCGCTGAACTGCGAGATCGCCGAGTGGTGCCGCTTCGCCCGGAAGAACTACTTCTATCCGGACATGCCGAAGAACTTCCAGACCTCCCAGTACGACGAGCCCATCGCCTTCAACGGCTTCCTGGACGTCCAGCTGGAGGACGGCGAGATCTTCCGCGTGGAGATCGAGCGCGCCCACATGGAGGAGGACACCGGCAAGTCGCTGCACGTCGGCGGCGCCACCGGCCGTATCCACGGCGCGTCCCACTCCCTGCTGGACTACAACCGGGCCGGCATCCCGCTCATCGAGATCGTCACCAAGCCCATCGAGGGCGCGGGCGAGCGGGCCCCCGAGGTCGCCAAGGCGTACGTCGCGGAGCTGCGCGAGGTCATCAAGGCGCTCGGCGTCTCCGAGGCCCGCATGGACAAGGGCCAGATGCGCTGCGACGTGAACCTGTCGCTGCGTCCGACCCCGGAGTCCGAGTTCGGCACGCGTTCGGAGACCAAGAACGTCAACTCCCTGCGTTCCGTGGAGCGCGCGGCCCGCTTCGAGATCCAGCGCCACGCGGCGGTGCTCTCGTCGGGCGGCTCGATCGTGCAGGAGACCCGGCACTTCCACGAGGAGGACGGCTCCACCACCGCCGGCCGCATCAAGGACAACGCCGAGGACTACCGGTACTTCCCGGAGCCCGACCTGGTCCCCGTCGCCCCGTCCCGCGAGTGGGTCGAGGAGCTGCGCGGCGGTCTGCCCGAGATGCCGCGCGTGCGCCGCAACCGGCTCCGCGAGGAGTGGGACGTCACCGAGCACGACATGCAGTCGATCCTCAACGCGGGTGCGGTGGACTCCATCGTCGCCACGATCGAGGCCGGTGCCGACTCGACGGCCGCGCGCAAGTGGTGGATGGGCGAGCTGGCCCGCAACGCCAACGAGCAGGGCGTCGTCGTCGACGAGCTGCCGATCACCCCGGCCCAGGTGGCCCGGGTCGCGGCCCTGGTCGCCGACGGTTCGCTCAACGACAAGCTGGCCCGCAAGGTCCTCGAAGGCGTCCTCGCCGGCGAGGGCACCCCGGACGAGGTCGTCGAGAAGCGCGGCCTGAAGGTCGTCTCCGACGAGGGCGCGCTCGGCGCGGCCGTGGACGAGGCCATCGCGGGCAACGCGGCCATCGCGGACAAGATCCGCGGCGGCAAGATCGCCGCGGTGGGCGCCCTGGTCGGAGCGGTCATGAAGACCACCCGTGGCCAGGCCGACGCGGCGCGCGTCAAGGAGCTCATCCTGGAGCGCCTGGGCGTCTCCGAGTAA
- a CDS encoding methionine synthase, with product MSAGATGVGSLPGGDAREAAKTVTGSFEEFPYLAELPARGPGADMIGRSLGLLVDMYAHVEPSGWRISDRPGRDTKRARSWLGEDLDALEEFTQGYAGKLKVQAVGPWTLAAALELHGGEAMLQDAGACRDLAGSLAEGLREHLADVRKRVPGAEVVLQLDEPSLTAVLLGRVRSASGYRTYRAVDRQVVEGALRDLFAVHEGEVVVHSCAPEVPFGLLRRAGATGVSFDFSLLTEREDDAIGEAVEGGTKLFAGVVPGTDAPLSDPGGSVMGVRKLWRRLGLAPGTLAESVVVTPSCGLAGASPAYARAVQAHCVRAARSLADNPE from the coding sequence ATGAGCGCCGGCGCCACCGGCGTCGGATCGCTGCCCGGCGGAGACGCCCGCGAGGCCGCGAAGACCGTCACCGGCTCCTTCGAGGAGTTCCCCTACCTCGCCGAGCTGCCCGCCCGCGGACCCGGCGCCGACATGATCGGCCGGTCCCTCGGGCTGCTGGTCGACATGTACGCCCACGTCGAGCCCAGCGGCTGGCGGATCAGCGACCGCCCGGGACGGGACACGAAGCGGGCCCGCTCCTGGCTGGGCGAGGACCTGGACGCGCTGGAGGAGTTCACCCAGGGGTACGCGGGGAAGCTCAAGGTCCAGGCCGTCGGGCCGTGGACGCTGGCCGCCGCGCTGGAACTGCACGGCGGCGAGGCCATGCTCCAGGACGCCGGAGCCTGCCGGGACCTGGCCGGATCGCTCGCCGAGGGCCTGCGCGAGCACCTGGCCGACGTGCGCAAACGCGTTCCGGGGGCGGAGGTCGTGCTGCAGCTCGACGAGCCCTCCCTGACGGCCGTACTGCTCGGCCGGGTCCGCTCGGCGAGCGGCTACCGCACCTACCGCGCCGTCGACCGGCAGGTGGTCGAGGGCGCGCTGCGCGACCTGTTCGCCGTCCACGAAGGGGAGGTCGTGGTGCACTCCTGCGCACCCGAGGTCCCCTTCGGCCTGCTCCGCAGGGCCGGCGCCACGGGGGTGTCGTTCGATTTCTCGCTGCTCACCGAGCGCGAGGACGACGCCATCGGGGAGGCGGTCGAAGGCGGCACGAAACTCTTCGCCGGAGTGGTGCCCGGCACGGACGCCCCGTTGTCGGACCCGGGCGGTAGCGTCATGGGTGTCAGGAAGCTTTGGCGCAGGCTGGGGCTGGCCCCGGGGACTCTGGCGGAGTCCGTCGTGGTCACCCCGTCGTGCGGTCTGGCGGGCGCTTCGCCCGCCTACGCCCGCGCGGTGCAGGCGCATTGCGTCAGGGCGGCGAGGTCGCTCGCCGACAACCCTGAGTGA
- a CDS encoding bifunctional diguanylate cyclase/phosphodiesterase, whose protein sequence is MKPTESADPSPEFGGELPSMRAGRAGRPGVLGARPPETRPVHTAAGGQERRGVLPFLVVGLAVTVLTIGIVSALSGRHALFPGGPVGWALALLTGIIVGHLVALGRDRWWGGTGSGAALTLGVLILYGWVPAGLVSLAVVSLVGAARRHRWRQGLLHGSVDILGIGAGALVLAAFGEVPSVETPWPPTSWGLEAIPEIVLVAVAYLLATRFLLWVALAPRGDGLPTVARTALLRQALVAVALLGIAPLICVVAVSLPVLLPLFAVPLIALDSTLWIARARAEEQLRDPLTGLPNRQWLLERAWSALDEAERSGTRAALVLIDLDRFRAVNDTLGHLAGDRLLLQIAERLRQALPEDAEAARLGGDEFAVLLPFADSTTSAQRIARNLVAELSSPLDLDGLTLVLEASAGLAVFPDHALDAEGLLRRADVAMYQAKRDRTGVEVYESKRDSNTPDRLGLLGDLRRALDAGEVELHYQPKVRFDGQVAGLEALVRWVHPERGRVSPDEFIAIAETSGLMPHLTEYVLETALAQVARWRAQGLKVPVAVNVSPRDVHTPGFAGAVAARLARHGVPASGLQLEITEHVLLEDPQRAADTMAGLTGHGVKMSLDDFGTGYSSLVHLRRLPVSELKIDRSFVGRLAVDTQDAEIVRCTVDLAHSLGLLVVAEGVEDDETWERLRDLGCDAVQGWLVAAAMPPQEATAWLLARGERGWRRPADITAELAAAEADAV, encoded by the coding sequence ATGAAACCCACCGAAAGCGCCGACCCGTCACCTGAATTCGGCGGGGAACTCCCGTCCATGCGGGCGGGCAGGGCGGGCAGGCCCGGGGTCCTGGGTGCCAGGCCTCCGGAGACCCGACCGGTCCACACCGCTGCGGGCGGGCAGGAGCGGCGCGGTGTGCTGCCCTTCCTCGTCGTGGGCCTCGCCGTCACGGTGCTCACCATCGGCATCGTCTCCGCGCTGAGCGGCCGTCATGCCCTGTTCCCCGGCGGGCCGGTCGGCTGGGCGCTGGCCCTCCTCACCGGCATCATCGTCGGCCACCTCGTCGCCCTCGGCCGCGACCGCTGGTGGGGCGGCACCGGATCGGGCGCCGCGCTCACCCTCGGCGTGCTCATCCTCTACGGATGGGTCCCCGCCGGACTGGTCTCGCTGGCCGTGGTCTCCCTGGTCGGGGCCGCGCGCCGGCACCGCTGGCGGCAGGGGCTGCTGCACGGTTCCGTGGACATCCTCGGCATCGGAGCCGGCGCCCTCGTACTCGCCGCGTTCGGCGAGGTGCCCTCCGTCGAGACCCCCTGGCCCCCGACCTCGTGGGGGCTGGAGGCGATCCCCGAGATCGTCCTCGTCGCCGTCGCCTACCTGCTCGCCACCCGGTTCCTGCTCTGGGTCGCGCTGGCCCCGCGCGGTGACGGCCTGCCCACCGTCGCCCGCACCGCCCTGCTCCGGCAGGCCTTAGTCGCGGTGGCACTGCTCGGCATCGCCCCCCTGATCTGCGTCGTCGCCGTCAGCCTGCCGGTGCTGCTGCCGCTGTTCGCCGTACCGCTGATCGCCTTGGACTCCACCCTGTGGATCGCCCGGGCGCGCGCCGAGGAACAGCTGCGGGACCCGCTGACCGGGCTGCCCAACCGGCAGTGGCTGCTGGAGCGGGCGTGGTCCGCCCTGGACGAGGCCGAACGTTCCGGCACGCGGGCCGCCCTCGTGCTCATCGACCTGGACCGCTTCCGGGCGGTCAACGACACCCTGGGACACCTGGCGGGCGACCGGCTGCTGCTCCAGATCGCCGAGCGGCTGCGCCAGGCGCTGCCCGAGGACGCCGAGGCCGCGCGCCTCGGCGGCGACGAGTTCGCGGTCCTGCTCCCCTTCGCGGACTCCACCACCAGCGCCCAGCGCATCGCCCGCAACCTGGTCGCGGAGCTCAGCTCCCCCCTCGACCTGGACGGCCTCACGCTCGTCCTGGAGGCCAGCGCGGGCCTCGCCGTCTTCCCCGACCACGCGCTCGACGCGGAGGGCCTGCTGCGGCGCGCGGACGTGGCGATGTACCAGGCGAAGCGCGACCGGACGGGCGTCGAGGTGTACGAGTCCAAGCGGGACAGCAACACCCCCGACCGCCTGGGCCTGCTCGGCGACCTCCGCAGAGCCCTCGACGCCGGCGAAGTGGAACTCCACTACCAGCCGAAGGTCCGCTTCGACGGCCAGGTCGCCGGGTTGGAAGCCCTGGTGCGCTGGGTGCACCCGGAACGCGGCAGGGTGTCCCCGGACGAGTTCATCGCGATCGCCGAGACCTCCGGGCTGATGCCGCACCTGACGGAGTACGTACTGGAGACGGCCCTCGCCCAGGTGGCGCGGTGGCGGGCCCAGGGCCTCAAGGTCCCGGTGGCGGTCAACGTGTCGCCCCGCGACGTCCACACCCCGGGTTTCGCGGGCGCGGTCGCCGCCCGACTGGCCCGCCACGGGGTCCCGGCGAGCGGGCTGCAGCTGGAGATAACGGAACACGTCCTGCTGGAGGACCCCCAGCGGGCGGCCGACACCATGGCCGGGCTCACCGGCCACGGCGTGAAGATGTCCCTGGACGACTTCGGCACCGGCTACTCCTCGCTCGTCCACCTGCGCCGCCTGCCGGTCAGCGAGCTGAAGATCGACCGCTCGTTCGTCGGCCGGCTGGCGGTCGACACGCAGGACGCGGAGATCGTCCGCTGCACGGTGGACCTCGCGCACTCGCTGGGCCTGCTGGTCGTGGCGGAGGGCGTCGAGGACGACGAGACCTGGGAGCGGCTGCGGGACCTGGGCTGCGACGCCGTCCAGGGCTGGCTCGTCGCCGCCGCCATGCCGCCGCAGGAGGCCACCGCCTGGCTGCTGGCCCGCGGCGAGCGCGGCTGGCGCCGCCCGGCGGACATCACGGCCGAGCTGGCCGCGGCCGAGGCCGACGCGGTCTGA
- a CDS encoding SDR family oxidoreductase — translation MATHLITGAGSGIGAAVAARLHARGDDLVLLARDAGRARELVGRYPGATSLVGDLADPDRLSWAFSKQALPERIDSLLHIAGIVDLGPVGELRPKTWHQQLNVNLIAPAEVTRLLLPTLRASKATVVFVNSGAGLTAHPDWSAYAASKHGLKALADSLRGEERANGIRVTSVYPGRTASPMQAKVHSQEGKEYDPAAWIDPESVATTIVMAVDLPRDAEVNDLSVRPGR, via the coding sequence ATGGCTACTCACTTGATCACCGGTGCCGGCTCCGGCATCGGCGCCGCCGTCGCGGCCCGGCTGCACGCCCGCGGCGACGACCTCGTCCTCCTCGCCCGGGACGCCGGCCGGGCCCGCGAGCTCGTCGGCCGCTACCCCGGCGCCACGTCCCTCGTGGGCGACCTCGCCGACCCCGACCGGCTGTCGTGGGCGTTCTCCAAGCAGGCCCTCCCGGAGCGGATCGACTCCCTGCTGCACATCGCCGGGATCGTCGACCTCGGGCCGGTCGGCGAGCTCCGGCCCAAGACCTGGCACCAGCAGCTCAACGTGAACCTGATCGCCCCCGCCGAGGTCACCCGGCTGCTGCTGCCCACCCTGCGCGCCTCCAAGGCCACCGTCGTGTTCGTGAACTCGGGCGCCGGCCTCACCGCCCACCCCGACTGGAGCGCGTACGCCGCCTCCAAGCACGGGCTCAAGGCGCTCGCCGACTCGCTGCGCGGCGAGGAGCGGGCCAACGGCATCCGCGTCACCTCCGTCTACCCGGGCCGCACCGCCAGCCCCATGCAGGCCAAGGTGCACTCGCAGGAGGGCAAGGAGTACGACCCGGCCGCCTGGATCGACCCCGAGTCCGTGGCGACCACGATCGTCATGGCCGTGGACCTGCCACGCGACGCCGAGGTCAACGACCTGAGCGTCCGGCCGGGCCGATGA
- the gatA gene encoding Asp-tRNA(Asn)/Glu-tRNA(Gln) amidotransferase subunit GatA, with product MVDIIKLTAAQTAEKIASGELTAVEVTEAHLARIDATDEKVNAFLHVDREGALAQARAVDAKRAAGEKLGPLAGVPLALKDIFTTVGVPTTVGSKILEGWIPPYDATLTRKLKEAGVVILGKTNMDEFAMGSSTENSAYGPTGNPWDLTRIPGGSGGGSAAALAAFQAPLAIGTDTGGSIRQPAAVTGTVGVKPTYGGVSRYGMVAFSSSLDQGGPCARTVLDAALLHEVIAGHDPLDSTSIDAPVPPVVEAARNGSVAGMRVGVVKQFAGEGYQAGVVQRFNESVELLKELGAEIVELDCPSFDLAMAAYYLIAPSECSSNLARFDAMRYGLRVGDDGTKSAEDVTALTREAGFGDEVKRRIILGTYALSSGYYDAYYGSAQKVRTLITQDFEKSFEKVDVIVSPTTPTTAFPIGERTDDPLAMYLADLCTIPTNLAGNSAMSLPCGLAPEDGLPVGLQIIAPAMKDDRLYKVGAAVEAAFVARWGHPLLEEAPSL from the coding sequence ATGGTCGACATCATCAAGCTCACGGCCGCCCAGACCGCCGAGAAGATCGCCTCCGGCGAGCTCACGGCCGTCGAGGTGACCGAGGCCCACCTGGCCCGCATCGACGCCACCGACGAGAAGGTCAACGCCTTCCTGCACGTGGACCGCGAGGGTGCGCTCGCCCAGGCCCGCGCCGTCGACGCCAAGCGCGCGGCCGGCGAGAAGCTCGGCCCGCTGGCCGGCGTGCCCCTCGCCCTCAAGGACATCTTCACCACCGTCGGGGTCCCGACCACCGTCGGTTCGAAGATCCTCGAAGGCTGGATCCCGCCCTACGACGCCACCCTGACGCGCAAGCTGAAGGAAGCCGGCGTCGTCATCCTCGGCAAGACCAACATGGACGAGTTCGCCATGGGGTCCTCCACCGAGAACAGCGCCTACGGCCCCACCGGCAACCCCTGGGACCTCACCCGGATCCCCGGCGGCTCCGGCGGCGGCTCCGCGGCGGCCCTCGCCGCCTTCCAGGCCCCGCTCGCGATCGGCACGGACACCGGCGGCTCCATCCGCCAGCCCGCCGCCGTCACCGGCACGGTCGGCGTGAAGCCCACGTACGGCGGTGTCTCCCGCTACGGCATGGTCGCCTTCTCCTCCTCCCTCGACCAGGGCGGGCCCTGCGCCCGTACGGTCCTGGACGCGGCCCTCCTGCACGAGGTCATCGCCGGGCACGACCCGCTCGACTCCACCTCCATCGACGCCCCGGTCCCGCCGGTCGTCGAGGCCGCCCGCAACGGCTCCGTCGCCGGGATGCGCGTCGGTGTGGTCAAGCAGTTCGCCGGCGAGGGCTACCAGGCCGGTGTCGTCCAGCGCTTCAACGAGTCGGTGGAGCTCCTCAAGGAGCTCGGCGCCGAGATCGTCGAGCTGGACTGCCCGTCCTTCGACCTCGCGATGGCCGCGTACTACCTGATCGCGCCGTCCGAGTGCTCCTCCAACCTGGCCCGCTTCGACGCCATGCGCTACGGCCTGCGCGTCGGCGACGACGGCACGAAGTCCGCCGAGGACGTCACCGCCCTGACCCGCGAGGCCGGCTTCGGCGACGAGGTCAAGCGCCGCATCATCCTCGGCACCTACGCGCTCAGCTCCGGCTACTACGACGCGTACTACGGCTCGGCCCAGAAGGTCCGCACGCTCATCACGCAGGACTTCGAGAAGTCCTTCGAGAAGGTCGACGTGATCGTCTCCCCGACGACCCCGACCACCGCCTTCCCCATCGGCGAGCGCACCGACGACCCGCTCGCCATGTACCTCGCGGACCTGTGCACCATCCCGACCAACCTGGCCGGCAACTCCGCCATGTCGCTCCCCTGCGGCCTGGCACCGGAGGACGGTCTCCCGGTCGGGCTCCAGATCATCGCCCCGGCGATGAAGGACGACCGGCTCTACAAGGTCGGTGCCGCCGTGGAGGCGGCCTTCGTCGCGCGCTGGGGTCACCCGCTGCTTGAGGAGGCACCGTCGCTGTGA